One part of the Phaenicophaeus curvirostris isolate KB17595 chromosome 2, BPBGC_Pcur_1.0, whole genome shotgun sequence genome encodes these proteins:
- the LOC138717398 gene encoding bcl-2-binding component 3, isoforms 3/4-like, protein MVTGPHCPSLVPVTGPHCLPLVPVTGPHCPLYGPGDRIPLPLSGPGDRTPLPASLPLGPGDRISLLRRVPVTGPHPRRSSGRGDRARRGGPASRTWAPVTPSKRAEAGRKQRRRWRLFLAVASSPRAGALPAPHVRAPLRAGAAAAAGQCGTGTERGSRSRPEAAPSGWGHREGSGEGAGAPGTPETPRGAGGTGGTERGVGQEAPGGESKGCATGLILPALCSSTSSPSQPALCCAPVCLS, encoded by the exons ATGGTGACTGGACCCCATTGCCCCTCTCTGGTCCCGGTGACCGGACCCCATTGCCTCCCTCTGGTCCCGGTGACCGGACCCCATTGTCCCCTCTATGGTCCCGGTGACCGGATCCCATTGCCCCTCTCTGGTCCCGGTGACCGGACCCCACTCCCCGCCTCGCTGCCTCTGGGTCCCGGTGACCGGATCTCCCTCCTGCGCCGGGTCCCGGTGACCGGCCCCCACCCCCGCCGCTCCTCGGGGCGCGGTGACCGGGCGCGCCGGGGCGGCCCCGCCAGCCGCACGTGGGCGCCGGTGACGCCATCAAAGCGCGCGGAGGCCGGGCGGAAGCAGCGGCGTCGCTGGCGGCTCTTCCTGGCTGTGGCGTCATCACCGCGCGCCGGTGCCCTTCCCGCGCCGCACGTGAGAGCTCCGCTCCGCGCcggtgccgccgccgccgccggacAGTGTGGAACCGGCACCGAACGGGGCTCAAGGTCACGGCCGGAAGCGGCTCCCTCGGGCTGGGGGCACCGGGAGGGGAGCGGGGAAGGGGCGGGGGCACCGGGGACACCGGAGACACCGAGAGGGGCAGGGGGCACCGGGGGCACCGAGAGGGgagtggggcaggaggcaccGGGAGGGGAGAGTAAGG GGTGTGCCACGGGGCTCATCCTGCCCgccctctgctccagcacctcctcGCCATCGCAGCCAGCGCTCTGCTGTGCACCTGTCTGCCTGTCCTAG